A genomic window from Arthrobacter sp. FW305-BF8 includes:
- a CDS encoding carbohydrate kinase family protein codes for MPTVEHSDEQRTPRFDVVVVGEALVDIVVSPRGTVQHPGGSPANVAYGLGRLGVATGLLTSLGEDQHAASIEKHLHSAGVRLLPGSQVPGGTATATAILASDGSAQYDFDIRWDLPRIPPATLPKILHTGSIATFLAPGAAVVRELIEQSHQRCVVTYDPNIRPALLGSHFEAQTIFEELVPFTEVVKLSDEDARWLYPRLTLEDIAERILGLGPALVAVTRGAEGALLATRDARITVPSVTSAVVDTIGAGDSYMSALIYGLLMRGADGLAPSVLESLGRMAAKAAAITVRRAGAQPPTLEELQRHLPEHQPVAP; via the coding sequence ATGCCAACTGTTGAGCACTCCGATGAGCAGCGAACACCGCGCTTTGACGTGGTTGTTGTGGGTGAAGCACTCGTGGACATCGTTGTCTCTCCCCGTGGCACAGTGCAGCACCCCGGTGGATCACCGGCCAATGTCGCCTACGGGCTCGGACGGCTCGGAGTTGCCACCGGCTTACTGACCTCCCTCGGCGAGGACCAGCATGCTGCTTCCATCGAAAAGCACCTCCACAGCGCTGGAGTTCGTCTCCTGCCGGGCTCCCAGGTCCCAGGCGGAACCGCCACAGCGACAGCGATCCTGGCCTCCGATGGTTCAGCACAGTATGACTTCGACATTCGCTGGGATCTCCCGCGCATACCGCCCGCAACGCTGCCCAAAATCCTGCACACCGGCTCCATCGCAACTTTCCTGGCACCCGGAGCGGCAGTGGTCAGGGAACTGATTGAGCAGTCACATCAACGTTGCGTTGTCACCTACGATCCCAACATCCGCCCTGCACTGCTCGGCAGCCACTTTGAGGCACAAACCATCTTCGAGGAACTCGTCCCTTTCACAGAGGTAGTCAAACTCAGCGACGAGGACGCACGATGGCTCTACCCACGGCTTACCTTGGAAGACATTGCAGAACGTATCCTCGGACTCGGGCCTGCACTTGTCGCCGTCACCAGGGGAGCAGAGGGGGCCCTCCTCGCAACCCGGGACGCACGGATAACCGTTCCCTCGGTCACGTCCGCGGTGGTGGACACCATCGGGGCCGGCGACTCGTACATGTCCGCCCTCATCTACGGACTCCTCATGCGCGGAGCAGACGGGCTGGCACCATCGGTGCTGGAGTCACTGGGCCGCATGGCAGCCAAAGCAGCTGCCATTACCGTCCGCCGGGCAGGCGCCCAGCCGCCAACGCTGGAAGAACTGCAAAGGCACCTCCCGGAGCATCAACCGGTGGCCCCGTAG